One genomic region from Mytilus trossulus isolate FHL-02 chromosome 9, PNRI_Mtr1.1.1.hap1, whole genome shotgun sequence encodes:
- the LOC134684559 gene encoding uncharacterized protein LOC134684559: MNLNQMQLSRAANPCEKYNWLRNTGYRRSNCSSKPNRDICDKLMKPQWVRPVGDVEIVNQQVNVYQCATTYPIWMRGHLPMTKDTINATVCLNKGRMQYHGGCDDQMIIQVKNCTGYYVYYIQPPEVCNAAYCFGYGECPSFEPCDFYYHEELVNFDMQTYCDLSSGWYKLTSQKQLPTTCNEPSASNLWINVNGTSPENGEIIEAKLCYKYGSSCCDRYADLQMKNCSGSLVLNITSKPSCLCGGTCYSTLSYQYMLQGYT, encoded by the exons ATGAATTTAAATCAAATGCAGCTGTCAAGAG CTGCAAATCCGTGTGAGAAATATAATTGGTTACGAAACACCGGTTACAGAAGATCAAATTGTTCATCTAAACCTAACAGAGACATTTGTGACAAGTTAATGAAACCACAATGGGTTAGACCAGTAGGAGATGTTGAAATTGTAAATCAACAAGTAAATGTTTACCAATGTGCAACAACGTATCCAATATGGATGAGAG GGCATTTGCCAATGACCAAAGATACAATAAACGCAACAGTGTGTCTCAACAAAGGCAGAATGCAATACCATGGCGGATGTGATGATCAAATGATTATACAAGTTAAAAACTGCACAGGATATTACGTTTACTATATCCAACCACCAGAAGTGTGCAACGCTGCGTATTGTTTTG GCTATGGGGAGTGTCCATCATTTG AGCCATGTGATTTTTACTACCATGAAGAACTAGTGAATTTTGACATGCAAACCTATTGCGATTTATCATCCGGATGGTACAAGCTAACAAGCCAAAAGCAGCTACCAACAACATGCAATGAGCCGTCTGCATCAAATCTATGGATAAATG ttaATGGCACATCTCCAGAAAACGGCGAAATTATTGAAGCAAAGCTTTGTTATAAATATGGTTCATCATGTTGTGACCGGTATGCTGATTTACAAATGAAGAACTGCTCTGGATCTTTAGTATTGAACATCACGTCTAAGCCATCGTGCCTTTGTGGTGGAACATGCTATAGTACGTTAAGTTATCAGTATATGTTACAGGGGTATACATAA